One Eubacteriales bacterium mix99 genomic window carries:
- a CDS encoding Gfo/Idh/MocA family oxidoreductase, producing MADKNDDILNRFQEDQGEQAEIDTSRKLRIGIIGTGWIAEAHVSNYKKMPDVEIVAGADIIPGKARAFFKRFGLPEVQCFESHTEMLDSVELDAVSVCTYNSAHAVCAIDALNRGIPVMLEKPMCVTLDEAVEIMRAEKKSGQILSIGFQPRFDPNMQKIKEIVESGELGQVYYIQTGGGRRRGIPTPYGTSFIEKDKGAIGALGDIGCYSLDMVLNAIGYPKPLTVTGYTSDFFGKRPDYYKNHPEYASVFGVDDFAAAFVRLEGGIILDFRIAWAMNLDTPGDTIIMGTKGGLRIPSTECWNGSVGGPMKIYHEVAGSQVETEIPIIKSETNLFGQKLRSFLNAVKNNGTAPVPSSQILYNQAILDGITKSAGLGKEVEVRIPEI from the coding sequence ATGGCAGATAAAAACGACGACATTCTGAATCGGTTTCAGGAGGATCAGGGGGAGCAGGCGGAAATCGATACCAGCCGCAAACTGCGGATTGGCATTATCGGGACTGGATGGATTGCAGAAGCACATGTGAGTAACTATAAAAAGATGCCGGATGTCGAAATCGTTGCAGGTGCTGATATCATTCCCGGAAAAGCCAGGGCATTTTTCAAGAGATTCGGACTTCCGGAGGTACAGTGTTTTGAGAGTCATACCGAAATGCTGGATTCCGTGGAGCTGGACGCAGTAAGCGTCTGTACATATAACTCGGCACATGCGGTATGCGCGATCGATGCATTGAACCGGGGCATTCCTGTCATGCTGGAAAAGCCCATGTGCGTCACCCTGGACGAAGCCGTGGAGATTATGCGTGCGGAGAAGAAGAGTGGGCAGATACTTTCCATCGGTTTTCAGCCTCGTTTTGATCCGAATATGCAAAAGATCAAGGAAATTGTGGAATCCGGAGAATTGGGGCAGGTTTATTATATTCAGACCGGTGGTGGAAGACGGAGAGGGATTCCCACACCATACGGTACTTCCTTTATTGAGAAGGATAAAGGTGCCATTGGTGCATTGGGCGATATCGGGTGCTATTCCCTGGATATGGTACTGAATGCCATTGGTTATCCAAAACCTTTGACGGTTACAGGATACACCTCTGATTTCTTTGGAAAAAGGCCGGATTACTACAAGAATCATCCGGAGTATGCGTCTGTGTTTGGTGTCGATGACTTTGCAGCTGCTTTTGTCCGGCTGGAAGGCGGGATCATCCTGGATTTCCGCATTGCCTGGGCGATGAATCTGGACACTCCCGGGGATACCATCATTATGGGAACCAAAGGCGGACTGCGCATCCCGTCCACAGAGTGCTGGAACGGCAGTGTCGGCGGACCGATGAAGATTTATCATGAAGTGGCTGGCAGCCAGGTTGAAACAGAGATTCCCATCATCAAGAGCGAAACCAATCTGTTTGGACAAAAGCTGCGTTCTTTCCTGAATGCGGTGAAGAATAATGGCACAGCGCCGGTTCCCAGCAGTCAGATTCTTTATAACCAGGCGATTCTTGATGGGATTACAAAATCCGCCGGGCTGGGCAAGGAAGTTGAAGTTAGGATACCTGAGATATAA
- a CDS encoding FAD-dependent oxidoreductase, which translates to MKKHFTLKQEIPLDDRWDVIIVGGGPAGCTAAISAAREGVKTLLIEATGALGGMGTNGLVPAWCPFSDKERVIYGGLAQKIMESLKSTMPHVPKDAVDWVPIDPEQLKTLYDDMVTGSGASVLFDTMLSSVETDDKGLVTGIVVTNKSGLCAYQAKVYVDCTGDGDLAVGAGAGYEKGGDNGELQPASHCFMISNVDDYGYQCGPWLHGSNPDSPIHQIANSDKYPLIRDTHICSNFVGPGTVGFNAGHLWDVDSTDPINLSRALMEGRKLAREMRDGLAEYFPEAFANSYLSQTATLMGIRETRRIMGDYVITAEDYMARRSFEDEICRNSYYLDVHHSEKDAEKLVKGASFEKVVESKTCRYGKGESHGIPYRCLTPKGLINVLVAGRSISCDRDILGSVRVMPVCLAMGEAAGMAAAHAGHMPTVNVHEVDVQNLRKRLREEGAYLP; encoded by the coding sequence ATGAAAAAACATTTTACCTTGAAACAGGAAATTCCACTGGATGACAGATGGGATGTGATCATAGTCGGTGGCGGTCCGGCAGGATGCACCGCTGCCATTTCTGCCGCCAGGGAAGGCGTAAAAACCCTTCTCATTGAGGCAACCGGAGCACTTGGCGGTATGGGGACGAACGGACTGGTGCCTGCATGGTGCCCGTTTTCGGATAAAGAGCGTGTGATCTATGGCGGTCTGGCGCAAAAGATAATGGAGTCCTTGAAAAGTACCATGCCCCATGTGCCGAAAGATGCTGTGGACTGGGTGCCGATTGATCCGGAACAGCTGAAAACCCTGTATGATGATATGGTTACCGGGTCAGGAGCTTCTGTTTTGTTCGATACCATGTTAAGCAGTGTGGAGACGGATGACAAGGGTTTGGTAACTGGAATTGTTGTGACCAATAAATCCGGCCTCTGCGCGTATCAGGCAAAAGTATATGTGGACTGCACAGGAGACGGGGATCTGGCTGTAGGGGCCGGTGCCGGGTACGAAAAAGGCGGAGACAACGGGGAACTGCAGCCTGCAAGTCATTGCTTTATGATCAGCAATGTGGATGACTATGGATATCAATGCGGCCCCTGGCTGCACGGATCCAATCCGGACAGTCCGATTCATCAGATCGCAAATTCCGATAAGTATCCCCTGATCCGGGATACACATATTTGCAGCAATTTTGTCGGACCCGGCACGGTAGGATTCAATGCCGGACATCTCTGGGATGTGGACAGCACCGATCCGATCAATCTGTCTCGTGCGTTGATGGAGGGACGCAAGCTGGCCCGTGAGATGCGTGACGGCCTGGCGGAATATTTTCCGGAAGCCTTTGCAAATTCTTATCTGTCCCAAACGGCCACTTTGATGGGAATCCGGGAAACGCGCCGTATTATGGGGGATTATGTGATCACTGCGGAGGATTACATGGCCAGGCGAAGCTTTGAAGATGAGATCTGCCGGAACAGCTATTACCTCGATGTTCACCATTCAGAGAAAGATGCAGAGAAACTGGTCAAAGGGGCTTCCTTTGAGAAAGTGGTGGAGTCCAAAACCTGTCGCTATGGAAAAGGAGAATCTCATGGGATTCCCTATCGCTGCCTGACCCCGAAAGGGCTGATCAATGTTTTGGTTGCAGGGCGCTCCATATCCTGTGACAGGGACATTCTGGGAAGTGTCCGGGTGATGCCGGTTTGCCTGGCCATGGGGGAAGCGGCTGGTATGGCGGCTGCTCATGCCGGACATATGCCGACAGTGAATGTGCATGAAGTTGATGTGCAGAACCTGAGAAAGCGGCTGCGGGAAGAAGGGGCCTATCTGCCCTGA
- a CDS encoding ectonucleotide pyrophosphatase/phosphodiesterase, which yields MPNKLLVLSADGLVKEDVDALRSMKNFRKYFSRASGIERVRSIYPTITYPCHTTMCTGVWPEKHGVCGNLQMMPGSKKKPWKWFRTDNLWPDDIFFAAKRRGLTTGAVFWPATGNHPAIDYLVDEYWPQAINDPLPGVFRRSGSSEEVLCAIEHSYQNVPLHRHPETTEFIMRCAVDLIDTFQPDVLFLHPADVDAARHQNGVFNDRVDVAVAATDGYIGMVMEALDRHGLIPETNVVLTSDHGLIDVKQIVNVNVRLAEAGLLDVSEGGNLIGWRAYCQSGGTSALVYLNEDVGPEGYDRTYSVLKEMREDPICGIGRVFTEEECRAEQHFGGEFSFVLETDGSTAFGDDLCGPLMKQYDITDYRYGRATHGHLPDKGPQPVFWCIGPDFRENVILPEGRLIDQAPTYAKILGTELKDCDGRPLTELLRRGIC from the coding sequence ATGCCAAACAAACTGCTTGTTCTTTCTGCGGACGGGTTGGTGAAAGAGGATGTGGATGCACTGCGATCCATGAAAAACTTTCGGAAGTATTTTTCCCGGGCCAGCGGCATTGAACGGGTACGCTCCATCTATCCAACAATCACGTATCCCTGCCATACTACCATGTGTACCGGAGTCTGGCCGGAAAAGCACGGTGTCTGCGGCAATCTTCAGATGATGCCGGGAAGCAAAAAGAAGCCATGGAAATGGTTTCGAACCGATAATCTTTGGCCGGATGACATCTTTTTTGCGGCAAAGCGCAGAGGACTGACCACCGGGGCAGTATTCTGGCCTGCGACCGGAAATCATCCTGCCATCGATTATCTGGTTGATGAGTACTGGCCTCAGGCAATAAACGATCCGCTGCCAGGGGTCTTTCGACGTTCCGGTTCATCGGAGGAGGTTCTGTGTGCCATTGAACACAGCTACCAGAATGTTCCTTTGCACAGGCACCCGGAGACCACGGAATTCATTATGCGCTGCGCAGTGGACCTGATTGATACCTTTCAGCCGGATGTCCTTTTCCTGCATCCGGCCGATGTAGATGCTGCCCGGCATCAAAACGGAGTGTTCAACGATCGGGTGGATGTGGCGGTAGCCGCCACAGACGGATATATCGGTATGGTGATGGAGGCACTGGACCGTCATGGATTGATCCCGGAAACCAATGTGGTACTGACCAGCGATCATGGACTCATTGATGTGAAACAGATCGTTAATGTAAACGTACGGCTGGCGGAAGCGGGGCTCCTGGATGTGAGTGAAGGCGGGAATCTGATCGGATGGCGCGCCTATTGCCAGTCCGGCGGTACAAGCGCGCTCGTCTATTTGAATGAGGATGTTGGACCGGAGGGATACGATCGTACTTACTCGGTTCTGAAGGAAATGAGGGAGGATCCGATCTGCGGCATCGGGCGTGTTTTCACGGAAGAAGAGTGCCGGGCTGAACAGCATTTTGGGGGAGAATTTTCCTTTGTGTTGGAAACGGACGGCTCCACTGCATTTGGAGATGATCTTTGCGGACCGCTGATGAAACAATACGACATAACCGACTACCGATATGGCCGTGCCACACATGGACATCTGCCGGATAAGGGACCTCAGCCGGTATTCTGGTGCATTGGCCCCGATTTTCGTGAGAACGTTATTTTGCCGGAAGGACGGCTGATTGATCAGGCGCCCACCTATGCAAAGATACTGGGGACAGAATTGAAGGACTGCGATGGCCGTCCATTGACAGAACTCTTACGCCGGGGAATATGTTAA
- a CDS encoding DeoR/GlpR family DNA-binding transcription regulator, producing MHDRKSEIIDLVNQRGQVTFKEIRDLFPDLSEMTIRRDLEALDREHALVRVHGGARSIGTIVGSEDLFRNRAVSHMEEKSTIAQKALHYIIPGYIIFFDSGSTVAELARILPDEQMIIFTGNISAALEMARLKKPVIHIIGGRLDVQSLCVSDSCSLDMLNDVNINYAFFGVTGYSERRGFTCGKEDEYRLKKMVIGKSDKVIVLMDSSKAGISSVYTYAMDEDIDMVISDGNLSPKLLERFGQNGVEVL from the coding sequence ATGCACGATCGAAAATCTGAGATTATAGATTTGGTGAATCAGCGTGGTCAGGTCACGTTCAAGGAGATAAGGGATCTCTTTCCGGACCTGTCTGAAATGACCATACGACGCGATCTGGAAGCATTGGATCGGGAACATGCCCTGGTACGTGTCCACGGAGGCGCCAGGTCCATCGGTACCATTGTCGGATCGGAAGATCTGTTCAGAAATCGCGCTGTCTCCCATATGGAAGAAAAAAGTACAATAGCACAGAAAGCACTGCACTATATCATACCGGGTTACATCATATTTTTCGATTCCGGTTCCACTGTTGCGGAGCTGGCCAGAATCCTGCCGGATGAGCAAATGATTATTTTCACCGGAAATATTTCGGCTGCATTGGAGATGGCCCGTCTGAAAAAACCTGTGATCCATATTATAGGCGGGCGGCTGGACGTGCAGAGTCTGTGTGTCAGCGATAGCTGCAGTCTTGATATGCTGAATGATGTGAATATCAATTATGCTTTCTTTGGCGTAACCGGCTATTCGGAGCGACGTGGTTTCACCTGTGGCAAGGAAGATGAATACCGGCTGAAAAAGATGGTGATCGGCAAAAGCGATAAGGTCATTGTTCTGATGGATTCCTCCAAGGCCGGCATATCCTCTGTTTACACCTATGCCATGGACGAAGACATTGATATGGTGATTTCAGATGGCAACCTATCACCCAAATTATTGGAACGATTCGGACAAAATGGAGTTGAAGTCCTGTAA
- a CDS encoding sn-glycerol-1-phosphate dehydrogenase, with the protein MDFNKLLGKKIVCRCGMTHYCPIRHVIIEKNAISKLSGLLDGYQNVVLVADENTYAVCGHRTEAQIGARLENKVVYSGEGFLIPDESSITALNTAVSGKTDLMVGIGSGVINDLCKYIGSQRGLPYYIVATAPSMDGYASVGAALVIGGMKVNRPTGTAEAIIADTEVLRNAPLEMIQSGYGDIIGKYSCLNDWKFARLVRGEAFCPWVHDFIQETVQHVAGLGKKLLKRDGESIKTLMEALVCTGIAMSYIGNSRPASGSEHHLSHFFEITGILDKKPYFLHGRNVAYSTVITQRLREELLALDNPVCRSFDRDKWEREIHRLYTTAARNVIDLQRKAGWYELDWQSLYTDKWAEIQELFAGMPSSVSLEHLLNTVGLSMDEFIREYGEAKIRDAAVYAKDLKNRYTVLWLYWSLIGEDGRLSSDSG; encoded by the coding sequence ATGGATTTCAACAAACTGCTTGGCAAAAAGATCGTATGCAGATGCGGCATGACGCATTATTGCCCCATCCGGCATGTTATCATTGAAAAGAATGCCATATCCAAACTGAGCGGATTATTGGACGGATACCAAAATGTCGTTCTGGTCGCTGACGAGAATACATATGCGGTTTGTGGCCACAGGACGGAAGCACAGATTGGGGCAAGACTGGAAAACAAGGTCGTCTATAGCGGGGAAGGATTCCTGATTCCGGATGAGTCCTCCATCACCGCTCTCAATACAGCGGTAAGCGGGAAAACAGACCTGATGGTTGGTATCGGTTCCGGTGTCATCAACGACCTGTGCAAATATATTGGATCACAGCGCGGACTTCCTTACTATATTGTGGCAACCGCCCCCTCTATGGACGGTTATGCATCCGTAGGCGCGGCGCTGGTGATTGGCGGGATGAAGGTAAACCGTCCTACCGGTACAGCGGAAGCGATCATTGCGGACACGGAGGTGCTTCGCAATGCGCCGCTGGAGATGATACAATCCGGTTACGGGGATATCATCGGCAAATATTCATGCCTGAATGACTGGAAATTTGCCAGACTGGTCCGGGGGGAGGCCTTCTGTCCATGGGTTCATGATTTTATCCAGGAAACAGTTCAGCATGTGGCCGGACTGGGCAAAAAGCTTCTGAAGCGGGACGGAGAGAGCATAAAAACGTTGATGGAAGCTTTGGTATGCACAGGCATCGCAATGAGTTATATCGGGAACTCCCGTCCGGCATCCGGAAGTGAGCATCACCTGTCGCACTTTTTCGAGATCACGGGAATCCTTGACAAAAAACCTTATTTTCTTCATGGGAGAAACGTTGCCTATTCCACTGTGATCACCCAACGTTTACGGGAAGAGCTTTTAGCCCTTGATAATCCAGTCTGTCGGTCCTTTGACCGGGACAAATGGGAAAGGGAAATTCACAGACTGTATACCACCGCAGCCAGGAATGTCATTGACCTGCAGAGAAAGGCAGGATGGTACGAATTGGACTGGCAGTCCTTGTATACCGATAAATGGGCGGAGATACAAGAGCTGTTCGCCGGGATGCCCTCCTCGGTATCCCTGGAACACCTCCTGAATACGGTGGGACTGTCCATGGATGAGTTTATCCGGGAGTATGGCGAAGCGAAAATCCGCGATGCAGCCGTTTATGCCAAGGATCTGAAAAACAGATATACTGTTCTCTGGCTATACTGGTCCCTGATCGGGGAGGACGGCAGGCTTTCATCTGATTCCGGGTGA